One stretch of Serinicoccus hydrothermalis DNA includes these proteins:
- a CDS encoding SRPBCC family protein, with translation MPTSPRSSSGAREFHFHEDWTLPVEPATVLDRLVDLGAYPSWWRQVRAVEQLAEDRARVQIRSRLPAPLELVLVREHEDRSAGRLRVGIEGDLQGYVEVQVTQAPGGCRMVWDQRVLLTKPGLRHLAALPPARWVLRANHAAMMRSARAGLDRPAAA, from the coding sequence ATGCCCACCTCGCCACGGTCCTCGTCCGGTGCCCGTGAGTTCCACTTCCACGAGGACTGGACGCTGCCGGTCGAGCCCGCGACGGTGCTGGACCGCCTCGTCGACCTCGGGGCATACCCGAGCTGGTGGCGGCAGGTGCGCGCGGTCGAGCAGCTGGCCGAGGATCGCGCGCGGGTGCAGATCCGCAGCCGCCTCCCGGCCCCGCTGGAGCTGGTCCTCGTCCGCGAGCACGAGGACCGGTCTGCCGGACGGCTGCGGGTCGGCATCGAGGGCGACCTGCAGGGGTATGTCGAGGTGCAGGTCACGCAGGCCCCCGGCGGCTGCCGGATGGTCTGGGACCAGCGCGTGCTACTCACCAAGCCGGGCCTGCGCCACCTCGCCGCGCTCCCGCCCGCCCGCTGGGTGCTGCGCGCCAACCACGCCGCGATGATGCGCTCGGCCCGCGCCGGCCTGGACCGGCCCGCCGCCGCCTGA
- the cobA gene encoding uroporphyrinogen-III C-methyltransferase: MSPGPFLLGLSLGGRRVVAVGGGAVTVRRVRDLLAEGAVVEVLAPQVAPELAAWAERGEITWTPRRYAGAPDLAGAFLVHTATGDPDTDCRVAADAEAAQTFCVNAGDAAAGSAQVPARAVVPTPTGEVRVAVHAGGDPARAAAVRSGLEEHLTSGVVNLRGRRPHGGWVALVGAGPGDEQLLTRRAATLLAAADVVVTDRLVPRALLARLPESTRVVDVGKSPHHHPVPQHEINRILVEEALRGRGVVRLKGGDPYVLGRGGEERAACEAMGLAVEVVPGITSAVSVPAAAGIPVTHRGLARGFTVVTGHEELPGLPTGGDHTLVVLMGVAGLRETAARLVEAGRPASCPVGIVENGWTPQQRVTLGTLADIADRAERVGVASPAVVVVGDVVTLAHGWPARAEGAGAVA, translated from the coding sequence ATGTCACCCGGTCCCTTCCTGCTCGGCCTGTCGCTGGGCGGGCGCCGGGTCGTCGCGGTCGGCGGGGGAGCCGTGACCGTGCGACGCGTGCGCGACCTCCTCGCCGAGGGCGCCGTGGTCGAGGTCCTCGCACCGCAGGTCGCGCCCGAGCTCGCGGCGTGGGCGGAGCGCGGGGAGATCACCTGGACCCCACGCCGGTATGCCGGTGCCCCCGACCTCGCCGGCGCCTTCCTCGTGCACACCGCGACCGGCGACCCTGACACCGACTGCCGCGTCGCCGCGGACGCGGAGGCGGCGCAGACGTTCTGCGTCAACGCCGGTGACGCGGCGGCCGGCAGCGCCCAGGTCCCGGCCCGGGCCGTCGTGCCGACCCCCACCGGGGAGGTGCGGGTCGCGGTCCACGCCGGGGGCGACCCGGCCCGTGCCGCCGCCGTGCGCAGCGGGCTCGAGGAACACCTGACCAGCGGCGTCGTCAACCTGCGGGGCCGCCGCCCGCACGGCGGCTGGGTCGCGCTCGTCGGCGCCGGCCCCGGGGACGAGCAGCTGCTCACCCGCCGCGCCGCCACGCTGCTGGCCGCGGCCGACGTCGTCGTCACCGACCGGCTCGTGCCCCGCGCCCTCCTCGCCCGCCTCCCGGAGAGCACGCGCGTCGTCGACGTGGGCAAGTCGCCGCACCACCACCCCGTCCCGCAGCACGAGATCAACCGGATCCTCGTCGAGGAGGCGCTCCGGGGCCGGGGCGTCGTGCGCCTCAAGGGCGGGGACCCCTACGTGCTGGGCCGTGGCGGCGAGGAGCGGGCCGCCTGCGAGGCCATGGGTCTCGCCGTCGAGGTGGTGCCGGGGATCACCAGCGCGGTCTCGGTGCCGGCCGCGGCGGGCATCCCCGTCACCCACCGCGGCCTGGCCCGCGGCTTCACCGTCGTGACCGGCCACGAGGAGCTGCCCGGCCTCCCGACCGGCGGCGACCACACCCTCGTCGTGCTCATGGGTGTCGCCGGGCTGCGCGAGACCGCCGCCCGGCTCGTCGAGGCGGGCCGGCCCGCGAGCTGCCCCGTCGGCATCGTCGAGAACGGCTGGACGCCGCAGCAGCGGGTCACCCTCGGCACGCTCGCCGACATCGCGGACCGCGCCGAACGCGTCGGCGTCGCCTCGCCCGCCGTCGTGGTGGTCGGCGACGTCGTCACCCTCGCGCACGGGTGGCCGGCCCGGGCGGAGGGCGCCGGGGCGGTCGCGTGA
- a CDS encoding GOLPH3/VPS74 family protein produces the protein MTDRLVVDRPLALDAVVVMLSPTKGTLWSHANLVVAAALLVELTRLGRLTVTGSQQQLEVAVHDPTPVGDDLLDEALRTVGAADGPIRVTKVITMLPTSDQVLDRLVAEGAVTEGSDRKFGLFKVQRHRPTPAAGRDALRSTVRAAFKGETEPDSRSVMLFSVVDIGPNLRGGLPSERRPEVARQAYAIRDTIGEGESALVSTIDEVVRRANAAARDSIG, from the coding sequence ATGACCGATCGTCTCGTCGTCGACCGGCCGCTGGCGCTGGACGCCGTCGTCGTCATGCTCAGCCCGACCAAGGGCACGCTGTGGAGCCACGCCAACCTCGTGGTGGCGGCGGCGCTCCTGGTCGAGCTGACCCGTCTCGGCCGACTCACGGTCACGGGCAGCCAGCAGCAGCTGGAGGTCGCCGTCCACGACCCGACGCCCGTGGGCGACGACCTGCTGGACGAGGCCCTGCGCACGGTCGGTGCCGCTGACGGGCCGATCCGGGTCACCAAGGTCATCACCATGCTGCCGACGTCCGACCAGGTCCTCGACCGCCTGGTCGCCGAGGGCGCCGTCACCGAGGGGTCGGACCGCAAGTTCGGGCTGTTCAAGGTCCAGCGGCACCGCCCGACGCCCGCCGCGGGGCGGGACGCGCTCAGGTCGACGGTTCGGGCCGCCTTCAAGGGCGAGACCGAGCCCGATTCCCGTTCGGTGATGCTCTTCAGCGTCGTGGACATCGGCCCGAACCTGCGCGGCGGCCTCCCCTCGGAGCGGCGCCCCGAGGTGGCCCGCCAGGCCTACGCGATCCGGGACACCATCGGCGAGGGCGAGTCCGCGCTGGTCTCGACCATCGACGAGGTCGTCCGGCGCGCCAACGCCGCGGCCCGCGACTCCATCGGCTGA
- a CDS encoding thioesterase family protein: protein MSDQPGSQAEYDRHIAVRATGDGGYAADLTDGWAVGGGLNGGYLLAVIGNALRAANPDRPDPIAMSAYYLSASVAGPATVQTRTVREGRSTTTVAADLVQGEEVRITALATYGDLSRLTDEVATTADELVLPPPEECVPNTMAPEELRRFAPLMARFEMLFDPAYAGWAVGEPSGRGALQAWFRLKDGREPDPVSLLTVVDALPPVTFDLGRTGWAPTMELTVHVRAVPAPGWLRVRHATRNIAGGMFEEDCEVWDSAGRLVAQSRQLARVPR from the coding sequence ATGAGCGACCAGCCCGGCAGCCAGGCCGAGTACGACCGCCACATCGCCGTCCGCGCCACCGGCGACGGGGGGTATGCCGCCGACCTCACCGACGGGTGGGCCGTCGGCGGCGGCCTCAACGGCGGCTACCTGCTCGCCGTCATCGGCAACGCCCTGCGGGCGGCCAACCCGGACAGGCCCGACCCGATCGCGATGTCGGCGTACTACCTCTCGGCCTCGGTCGCCGGCCCGGCGACCGTGCAGACCCGCACCGTGCGCGAGGGCCGGAGCACCACCACCGTCGCGGCCGACCTGGTCCAGGGCGAGGAGGTGCGGATCACCGCGCTGGCGACCTACGGCGACCTCTCCCGGCTCACCGACGAGGTCGCCACGACCGCGGACGAGCTCGTCCTGCCCCCGCCCGAGGAGTGCGTGCCGAACACGATGGCGCCCGAGGAGCTGCGCCGGTTCGCGCCGCTCATGGCCCGGTTCGAGATGCTCTTCGACCCGGCATACGCCGGCTGGGCGGTGGGGGAGCCGAGCGGCCGGGGCGCGCTGCAGGCGTGGTTCCGCCTGAAAGATGGGCGCGAGCCCGACCCGGTCTCGCTGCTCACCGTCGTCGACGCGCTGCCCCCGGTGACCTTCGACCTCGGCCGGACGGGGTGGGCGCCGACCATGGAGCTCACCGTGCACGTGCGCGCCGTGCCGGCGCCCGGCTGGCTGCGGGTACGGCACGCGACGCGCAACATCGCGGGCGGGATGTTCGAGGAGGACTGCGAGGTCTGGGACTCCGCAGGTCGACTCGTCGCGCAGTCCCGCCAGCTCGCCCGGGTCCCGCGCTAG
- a CDS encoding ArsR/SmtB family transcription factor: MDVFAALADPVRRDLLAHLAEEGTSRVVDLTRDRGISRPAVSRHLRVLSAAGLVSATERGRERHYALDTTPLTQVDELLGRLRHGGGYAAAQPPVSATALDALDLEVRRTVRDRSHHAGERHTDDTTTDTEESA; this comes from the coding sequence ATGGACGTCTTCGCCGCTCTGGCCGACCCGGTGCGCAGGGACCTGCTGGCGCACCTCGCGGAGGAGGGGACCAGCCGGGTGGTCGACCTGACGCGCGACCGCGGCATCTCCCGGCCCGCGGTCAGCCGGCACCTGCGGGTGCTCAGTGCGGCCGGGCTGGTCTCGGCGACCGAGCGGGGGCGGGAGCGCCACTACGCCCTCGACACGACCCCGCTGACCCAGGTCGACGAGCTGCTCGGCCGGCTCCGCCACGGTGGCGGGTATGCCGCCGCGCAGCCGCCCGTGAGCGCCACCGCCCTCGACGCCCTCGACCTCGAGGTGCGCCGCACCGTCCGCGACCGCTCCCACCACGCGGGGGAGCGGCATACCGACGACACCACCACGGACACCGAGGAGAGCGCGTGA
- a CDS encoding sirohydrochlorin chelatase encodes MTRPLVVAAHGTASAEGQAVVRACAARAGEVLGMPAPPVVGFVDVCGPTLAEVLVGLEDPVVVPFFLSSGYHVNHDVPAALADVPGATATPALGTADEVVQALAERVRETLPAGEPPDAVLVLGAGSSDDDARAEVATVAERVAEHLGCAAGTAFLSGPGPRPEEELARLREDGHTRVAVAAHLLSPGHFLDKAHAAAEAAGVARTRPLATHDLLARLVARRYREAVAAS; translated from the coding sequence GTGACCCGGCCGCTCGTCGTCGCCGCGCACGGCACCGCGAGCGCCGAGGGACAGGCCGTCGTGCGGGCCTGCGCCGCCCGCGCGGGCGAGGTGCTGGGTATGCCCGCCCCGCCCGTCGTCGGCTTCGTCGACGTGTGCGGGCCGACGCTGGCGGAGGTGCTCGTCGGGCTGGAGGACCCGGTCGTCGTGCCCTTCTTCCTCTCCTCGGGGTACCACGTCAACCACGACGTGCCCGCGGCGCTCGCCGACGTGCCCGGCGCGACGGCGACCCCGGCGCTCGGGACCGCCGACGAGGTCGTGCAGGCCCTGGCCGAGCGGGTGCGCGAGACGTTGCCCGCGGGGGAGCCACCCGACGCCGTCCTCGTCCTCGGCGCCGGGAGCAGCGACGACGACGCGCGGGCCGAGGTCGCGACGGTCGCCGAGCGGGTCGCGGAGCACCTCGGCTGCGCCGCCGGCACCGCCTTCCTCAGCGGTCCCGGCCCCCGCCCCGAGGAGGAGCTGGCCCGGCTGCGGGAGGACGGGCATACCCGGGTCGCGGTCGCCGCGCACCTGCTCTCGCCCGGCCACTTCCTCGACAAGGCGCACGCCGCCGCCGAGGCCGCCGGCGTCGCCCGGACCCGGCCGCTGGCCACCCACGACCTGCTCGCACGCCTCGTCGCCCGGCGCTACCGCGAGGCCGTCGCCGCGTCCTGA
- a CDS encoding DNA glycosylase AlkZ-like family protein: MAVRAQLLTAQRPGDVVETVRELTLLQIDPVKAVAPAQHLVLWSRLGSAYDPGELDRLLAERTLVEILGFVRPGEDVALYRAEMERWPTPSRRDGSLRPWQESNARWVEANDRARREILAHLEAEGPTPTGALPDATEVPWRSSGWTDDKNVQRLLDLMVARGEVAVSGREGGQRLWDLAQRVYPDVPTLPLEQARAEQDARRLAALGLLRSRGPECPVEPGDARVAGEEATVDGVTGTWRVHPAYLDPDDRFTGRAALLCPIDRLVFDRDRMADLFAFDYVLEMYKPKAKRRFGYYALPVLDGDELVGKLDATAEHKRGVLRVDALHEDGDWSAARRDRVVAEIHDLATWLGLDPDLPAHLGG, encoded by the coding sequence GTGGCCGTCCGCGCACAGCTGCTGACGGCGCAGCGGCCCGGCGACGTCGTGGAGACCGTGCGCGAGCTCACCCTGCTGCAGATCGACCCGGTCAAGGCGGTCGCTCCGGCCCAGCACCTCGTTCTGTGGAGCCGACTCGGCAGCGCGTACGACCCGGGCGAGCTGGACCGGCTCCTGGCCGAGCGCACCCTCGTGGAGATCCTCGGCTTCGTCCGGCCGGGCGAGGACGTCGCGCTCTACCGCGCCGAGATGGAGCGGTGGCCGACCCCGTCGCGCCGGGACGGCTCGCTGCGCCCCTGGCAGGAGTCGAACGCCCGGTGGGTCGAGGCCAACGACCGGGCCCGGCGCGAGATCCTGGCCCACCTGGAGGCCGAGGGGCCAACCCCCACTGGCGCGCTCCCGGACGCGACCGAGGTGCCGTGGCGCTCCAGCGGGTGGACCGACGACAAGAACGTCCAGCGGCTGCTCGACCTCATGGTCGCCCGCGGGGAGGTCGCCGTCTCCGGTCGCGAGGGAGGGCAGCGTCTCTGGGACCTGGCGCAGCGGGTCTACCCCGACGTGCCCACGTTGCCGCTGGAGCAGGCGCGGGCCGAGCAGGACGCCCGCCGGCTCGCGGCCCTGGGACTGCTGCGCTCCCGGGGTCCGGAGTGCCCGGTCGAGCCGGGCGACGCGCGCGTGGCCGGGGAGGAGGCGACCGTCGACGGGGTCACCGGGACCTGGCGGGTGCACCCGGCATACCTCGACCCGGACGACCGCTTCACCGGGCGGGCGGCGCTGCTGTGCCCGATCGACCGGCTGGTCTTCGACCGCGACCGGATGGCCGACCTCTTCGCCTTCGACTACGTGCTGGAGATGTACAAGCCCAAGGCCAAGCGCAGGTTCGGCTACTACGCGCTGCCCGTGCTCGACGGCGACGAGCTGGTCGGCAAGCTCGACGCCACGGCGGAGCACAAGCGTGGGGTGCTCCGGGTCGACGCCCTGCACGAGGACGGCGACTGGAGCGCGGCGCGACGCGACCGGGTGGTCGCCGAGATCCACGACCTGGCCACCTGGCTGGGCCTCGACCCCGACCTGCCCGCCCACCTCGGCGGGTGA
- a CDS encoding homocysteine S-methyltransferase family protein: MTDTHTPTDPTTTPAPGLVERLDQGPVICAEGFLFELERRGYLTAGEFVPEVALEFPDALRALHRDFQRAGSDIVEAFTYNGHREKMRVIGKEELLEPLNRAALQIARSVADEKPGNLVAGNISNSNLWDPSDPDAQREVRSMFEEMVGWAVEEGADLIIGETFYYAGEAQAALEIAKASGLPVVLTVAPMAGEQMRDDVGIVELCQRLEQGGADVVGMNCFRGPATMLPWLRQIREAVSCHVAALPVPYRTTDAEPTFFNLTDNNGVMVPSPHGRTFPTALDPLSCNRYEVGAFATEAFALGINYLGVCCGASPMLVRQVAEAVGLTTEASRFSENMQNHFMYGDNVRLPEHIKALGGSA; this comes from the coding sequence ATGACCGACACGCATACCCCCACCGACCCCACCACCACCCCTGCACCCGGCCTGGTCGAGCGCCTCGACCAGGGGCCGGTGATCTGCGCCGAGGGCTTCCTCTTCGAGCTCGAGCGGCGCGGCTACCTCACCGCCGGGGAGTTCGTCCCCGAGGTCGCCCTGGAGTTCCCCGACGCGCTGCGGGCGCTGCACCGTGACTTCCAACGCGCCGGCAGCGACATCGTGGAGGCGTTCACCTACAACGGCCACCGCGAGAAGATGCGGGTCATCGGCAAGGAGGAGCTGCTCGAGCCGCTCAACCGGGCCGCCCTGCAGATCGCCCGGTCCGTGGCCGACGAGAAGCCCGGCAACCTCGTGGCCGGCAACATCTCCAACAGCAACCTGTGGGACCCGAGCGACCCCGACGCCCAGCGCGAGGTGCGCTCGATGTTCGAGGAGATGGTCGGGTGGGCGGTCGAGGAGGGCGCCGACCTCATCATCGGCGAGACCTTCTACTACGCCGGTGAGGCGCAGGCCGCGCTGGAGATCGCCAAGGCCAGCGGGCTCCCCGTGGTCCTCACCGTCGCGCCCATGGCCGGCGAGCAGATGCGCGACGACGTGGGGATCGTCGAGCTCTGCCAGCGGCTGGAGCAGGGCGGCGCCGACGTCGTGGGCATGAACTGCTTCCGCGGCCCGGCCACGATGCTGCCGTGGCTGCGGCAGATCCGGGAGGCCGTGAGCTGCCACGTCGCCGCGCTGCCGGTCCCCTACCGCACCACGGACGCCGAGCCCACCTTCTTCAACCTCACCGACAACAACGGCGTGATGGTGCCCTCGCCGCACGGCCGCACCTTCCCGACCGCCCTGGACCCGCTGTCCTGCAACCGCTACGAGGTCGGGGCATTCGCCACCGAGGCCTTCGCGCTCGGCATCAACTACCTCGGGGTCTGCTGCGGTGCGTCCCCGATGCTCGTGCGCCAGGTCGCCGAGGCGGTCGGTCTGACCACAGAGGCCAGCCGGTTCTCGGAGAACATGCAGAACCACTTCATGTATGGCGACAACGTCCGGCTTCCCGAGCACATCAAGGCGCTCGGCGGGTCCGCGTGA
- a CDS encoding OFA family MFS transporter, with protein sequence MLAMLDRERTVAGPGFNRWFVPPAALAVHLSIGQVYAFSVFNIPLEERFNASATAVSIIFSISIVMLGLSAAILGTWVEKNGPRKTMAVSAALWTAGFLVSALGIATGQLWIVYLGYGVLGGIGLGLAYISPVSTLIKWFPDRPGLATGLAIMGFGGGALIASPLSNRLLGLYGGGDPVAGLVPTFLTLAVVYAVLMGLGAYVIRVPADDWKPEGWTPPQKSEQTSMRTTANVTARNALRTPQFWLLWTVLFCNVTAGIGILAQASPIVQNFFSGVDAVAAAGFVSLLSLANMAGRIVWSSTSDVIGRKPTYMLYLGVGAVLYLGVATLGRSSLLLFVLMSVVILSFYGGGFATIPAYLKDLFGGMQVGAIHGRLLTAWSAAGIAGPLIVSGIQDLQTARGETGADLYLLSLYIMVGVLAVGFVANLLVKPVDERHHESDPDQLETEGASS encoded by the coding sequence ATGCTCGCCATGCTCGACCGGGAGCGCACCGTCGCGGGTCCCGGTTTCAACCGCTGGTTCGTCCCCCCTGCAGCGCTCGCCGTGCACCTGTCCATCGGCCAGGTATATGCCTTCAGCGTCTTCAACATCCCGCTCGAGGAGCGCTTCAACGCCTCCGCGACCGCGGTCTCCATCATCTTCTCGATCTCGATCGTCATGCTCGGCCTCTCCGCCGCCATCCTCGGCACCTGGGTGGAGAAGAACGGCCCGCGCAAGACGATGGCCGTCTCCGCGGCGCTGTGGACCGCGGGCTTCCTCGTCTCGGCGCTCGGCATCGCCACCGGACAGCTGTGGATCGTCTATCTCGGCTACGGCGTCCTCGGCGGCATCGGCCTGGGCCTGGCCTACATCTCACCCGTCTCGACCCTCATCAAGTGGTTCCCGGACCGTCCCGGTCTCGCGACCGGGCTGGCGATCATGGGCTTCGGCGGCGGCGCGCTCATCGCCTCGCCGCTGAGCAACCGGCTCCTCGGCCTCTACGGGGGCGGCGACCCGGTGGCCGGTCTCGTCCCGACGTTCCTCACCCTCGCCGTGGTGTATGCCGTGCTCATGGGTCTGGGCGCCTACGTCATCCGGGTGCCCGCGGACGACTGGAAGCCGGAGGGCTGGACCCCGCCGCAGAAGTCCGAGCAGACCTCGATGCGCACGACCGCCAACGTCACCGCCCGCAACGCGCTGCGCACCCCGCAGTTCTGGCTGCTGTGGACGGTGCTCTTCTGCAACGTCACGGCCGGCATCGGCATCCTGGCCCAGGCCTCCCCGATCGTGCAGAACTTCTTCTCCGGGGTCGACGCCGTCGCGGCCGCCGGCTTCGTCAGCCTGCTCAGCCTGGCCAACATGGCCGGGCGGATCGTGTGGTCCTCGACCTCCGACGTCATCGGGCGCAAGCCGACCTACATGCTCTACCTCGGCGTGGGCGCGGTGCTCTACCTCGGCGTCGCCACCCTCGGCCGCTCCTCGCTGCTTCTCTTCGTGCTCATGAGCGTGGTGATCCTCAGCTTCTACGGCGGCGGCTTCGCGACGATCCCGGCATACCTCAAGGACCTCTTCGGCGGGATGCAGGTCGGGGCCATCCACGGCCGCCTGCTCACCGCCTGGTCCGCCGCCGGCATCGCCGGGCCGCTCATCGTCTCCGGGATCCAGGACCTGCAGACCGCGCGCGGCGAGACCGGCGCCGATCTCTACCTGCTGTCCCTCTACATCATGGTCGGCGTGCTCGCCGTCGGCTTCGTCGCCAACCTGCTCGTGAAGCCGGTCGACGAACGCCACCACGAGTCCGACCCCGACCAGCTCGAGACCGAAGGAGCCTCCTCGTGA
- a CDS encoding SRPBCC domain-containing protein yields the protein MITGAPETVDGQLHLVLTRTFTAPIQDVWDAITQSERLGRWFGTWTGDPASGRVEVTWAYEDGAPSEPYVIEVCEEPTRLRVHNEGDDAEQLWTLDLRLAEEDGVTTLRFAQVLTDTSSVHHVGPGWEYYLDRMADTVRTGEVATTTWDGYLAMGSEYAAAFDLPEAQVGEALLMSALGQLKDLVRAGADGDAATMTTPCEGWDVRRLSEHLVTTTEAFTRGVRGEAVDWTASPQPVEGEVAQAFAQAADELFHARSTAGESVDPPDWQLAEYAVHTWDLATALGRPTADLDQRVAERGAAFMRVNLSDENRGEAFGPARPEPQAGDAYADLAAFAGRDVGLRSPGRRPAGATPP from the coding sequence GTGATCACCGGAGCACCCGAGACCGTCGACGGCCAGCTGCACCTGGTCCTCACCCGCACCTTCACCGCGCCGATCCAGGACGTGTGGGACGCGATCACGCAGAGCGAGCGGCTGGGCCGCTGGTTCGGCACCTGGACCGGCGACCCGGCGAGCGGGCGGGTGGAGGTCACCTGGGCCTACGAGGACGGGGCGCCCAGCGAGCCCTACGTCATCGAGGTGTGCGAGGAGCCGACCCGGCTGCGGGTGCACAACGAGGGCGACGACGCCGAGCAGCTCTGGACGCTGGACCTGCGACTGGCCGAGGAGGACGGGGTGACGACGCTGCGGTTCGCGCAGGTCCTCACCGACACCTCCTCCGTCCACCACGTCGGTCCCGGGTGGGAGTACTACCTGGACCGGATGGCCGACACCGTGCGGACCGGCGAGGTGGCCACGACCACCTGGGACGGCTACCTCGCGATGGGGTCGGAGTACGCCGCGGCCTTCGACCTGCCCGAGGCGCAGGTCGGCGAGGCGCTGCTCATGTCGGCGCTCGGGCAGCTCAAGGACCTGGTCAGGGCCGGCGCCGACGGCGACGCCGCCACCATGACCACCCCCTGCGAGGGCTGGGACGTGCGACGGCTGAGCGAGCACCTCGTCACGACGACCGAGGCCTTCACCCGCGGGGTGCGCGGCGAGGCGGTCGACTGGACCGCGTCGCCGCAGCCGGTGGAGGGCGAGGTGGCGCAGGCCTTCGCGCAGGCCGCCGACGAACTCTTCCACGCGAGGTCGACCGCGGGGGAGAGCGTGGATCCCCCGGACTGGCAGCTCGCGGAGTACGCCGTCCACACCTGGGACCTCGCGACCGCGCTCGGGCGCCCGACGGCGGACCTGGACCAGCGGGTCGCCGAGCGCGGCGCGGCCTTCATGCGGGTCAACCTCAGCGACGAGAACCGTGGCGAGGCCTTCGGGCCCGCTCGCCCCGAGCCGCAGGCCGGCGACGCGTATGCCGACCTCGCCGCCTTCGCGGGCCGCGACGTCGGACTGAGGTCACCCGGGAGGCGGCCGGCGGGCGCGACGCCGCCCTAG
- a CDS encoding acyl-CoA thioesterase, translated as MTPAGKAPEESRLTLSQIMGATDTNLLGTVHGGVLMRLADSLAGVVTARHSGGPTVTVAIDEMVFVTPVQVGDVLHLHSQVNWAGTSSMEAGVRLMADRWDRTDPPIHVASAYLVFVAVDEEGGSRQVPPLLPQTEEERRRFREAEIRRSHRLARRDAIVNSRANDPESA; from the coding sequence GTGACGCCTGCCGGCAAGGCGCCGGAGGAGTCGCGGCTCACCCTGTCGCAGATCATGGGTGCCACCGACACCAACCTCCTCGGGACGGTGCACGGCGGTGTCCTCATGCGGCTGGCCGACTCGCTCGCCGGCGTCGTCACCGCACGTCACAGCGGTGGCCCGACCGTCACCGTGGCCATCGACGAGATGGTCTTCGTCACCCCGGTCCAGGTCGGCGACGTGCTGCACCTGCACTCCCAGGTCAACTGGGCGGGGACGAGCTCGATGGAGGCCGGGGTGCGGCTCATGGCCGACCGGTGGGACCGCACCGACCCGCCGATCCACGTGGCGAGCGCCTACCTCGTCTTCGTCGCGGTCGACGAGGAGGGCGGCTCGCGCCAGGTGCCTCCGCTGCTGCCGCAGACCGAGGAGGAGCGGCGACGCTTCCGGGAGGCGGAGATCCGGCGCTCGCACCGCCTCGCGCGCCGGGACGCCATCGTGAATTCGCGAGCGAACGACCCCGAGTCGGCGTAG
- a CDS encoding MFS transporter small subunit, with the protein MSDSPTSTAERPEGADAAERTAAIVLWVVVSAGLLYGVGETIARVTQLFG; encoded by the coding sequence GTGAGCGATTCCCCGACCAGCACCGCCGAGCGTCCCGAGGGCGCCGACGCGGCAGAGCGCACCGCGGCCATCGTGCTGTGGGTGGTCGTCAGCGCCGGCCTGCTCTACGGCGTGGGCGAGACCATCGCCCGCGTGACCCAGCTCTTCGGCTGA